The region TTGGCAAGTCGGCTGCATGTTCCTCAAGGAGGTCGCCGATAAAGTCATATACTAGGTCATGACCTAAGTCCTTTCGCATTTGTTCCATCTTTGTCATTAATGTTATGAGTACGCGCCCTTCCCTCGTATTGCCTGCCACCAGGTTGAAGACAAACACTTCATTCCGCTGTCCAATGCGGTGAATTCGTCCCATCCGCTGTTCAAGTTTATTCGGATTCCACGGAATATCGTAGTTAATCATTTGATTACAAAATTGCAAATTAATCGTTTCCCCTCCAGAGTTGGTCGCCAGCGTGACTTGGCATTCGTCTTTAAACTTATTTATTTGCTTTCTCCGTTCTTCCATTGAAAATAAACCAATCAGGCGTGTTGATTATCCAATAAAATCCAAAGGGTATAGAAAAAAGAGCACCTTTCCTGTAGAATGTGAGTAGCGACACAAACAAACCCAGGAGGTGCTCTCTATGAACAAGCATACCACACTCCCGAATTTGATGCAAAAACTTGTTTCGGATGAAGAGATTCAACTGATTGCCGAAGCGGTTGGGTATCGTGATTCGTCTCGAACCTTTACGTTGCGCGAGTTGATTCACTTCTTCCTGCTGGCCGCCATGCATCAATGGAAAAGCTTTCGCCACGGAGCCGATGTGGGGCCTCTGTATGGATTGCCGCGATTCCATTATTCAACTGTATCCAAGAAAGCGAAAGAAGTTCCCTATGACATCATGAAACGCTTGTTGGCGTTGATCATTTCCAAGTGCAACCGCCAAACCCGCCGTTCGCTTCGGTTTCCCAAACCGCTTCGGGTGGTGGATTCGACGACCGTCACGGTCGGGAAAAACCGCCTGCCATGGGCGCCGTATCACGGCGAACGCGCCGGAGTGAAGCTGCACGTCGCGTATTCGCCGGAATCCTCGTTGCCGGCAGACGTGGTGGAAACCATCGGACTGCGTCATGATGGCCCGGTGGGAGAACAGTTGACGAACGCTCAACAAGTGCTGGTGGAAGACCGGGCGTATTTCAAAATCGAACGCCTCGATCGATTTGTGGAGCAGCATCAGCTCTTTGTCATTCGGATGAAGGACAACATCGAACTTCATCAGAAAAAAAGCTTGAAACGCCTTTCCAGCACATCCTCATCGGTTCAAGCCGACTTCACGTGCCAGTTGGGGACGAAACAATGCCGCTCCACCAAGCGTCACCGGGTGGTGATCTTTCGAGATGCGAATGGCCGCGACATTCGGGTCGTGACGAACCTCTTCCATGCGTCTGCGGAAACCATTGCCGACATGTACCAACAACGTTGGACTGTTGAGGTCTTTTTCCGTTGGGTGAAGCAATATCTGAATGTCCCGACCTTGTTTGGCACGACGGAAAATGCGGTATACAACCAACTGTTTGCGGCGTTCATCGCGTATGTGTTGCTGCGATGGCTGTATGATCAAACCAAAAAACAGACGAACGTCTCTCTTTCCTTCATTTCGTTCGTTCGCCGTTTTTTCTCTGGGCAGCTTCCTCTCGATTGGAAATCCGGGATGGCCGCTGCTTTGTTTGAGTATGCCCAAATTTATGGAAGGCGTATGTATAATTTTGGATAATCAACACTCGTGTAAACCAATAATTTTCGCTGTTTCTATGCCATATGCCTGCAACATCTTTTCCAAATACTCTAACGTATCCGTCCATTCCGTGAAAATGGGGATTTTTTCCCTTTTTCACAATAATCCTTCAACACCAAACAATGTTTTTTCAAGCTCCAACCATTTCTGTTCGACACCATGCTCCCGAAGATGACGCAAATAAGCGATAAGCTTCTTTAACTCCGCCATTTCTAACCGAGTTCGACAGCGACTAGGCAAATCGAGTAGGAGGGGTGGCTAACCATACCCGTCAAGTTTAGCGGTATAAAATTTTTAAGGCTCTTCACCACAAGTTGTACTTGAGATTTTAAGATAGGTATGCATAGGGAAAATAGAGGGTACAAAAAATGCGAATGTTCCTGTATGGTAAAGGTGACCAAACCAAACCATTGGAGGAAAATTCGCATGTACGCTCAGTTTATCAAAAAACTCATCGATTTACCAGATGTTTTGATTCAAAAGGTGCGAAAAGAAGAAGAACGTTGGATTTTCGAACTTTCTCTGCCTGAACAATGCCCGTTATGTCCTGCCTGCTTGAAGCGCACGATCAAAATGACATGCAAAAAGAAGCAATGGATGCATGGCTATGCTCAACGAATCGGAATTTTTTGGATTGAACTTCCTGTCGAGCGCAGACGTTGTGGTACGTGTGGCATGACATTCAGCACGTCTTATCCAGCCATCTCTCCTCGAAATGTAGCGACGGATGCGTTTCAGCAATGGGTAGCGCAATCTTGCATCGGAACATCCATTCAGGCAGTGGCTCGTATGCTCAAACTTCCTTAACACGACCGTGGAACGTTGGTTTTATACCCATGCCCCTTCCTTCCTATCGAATGAAATCCAACCAAAGGCGGTTTGTGTCGATGAGTTTGCTTTTCGAAAGGGGCACGACTATGGGGTGGCGATCATGGATGCGGAAACGGGAGAAGTGTATGCGATTGAAGCAGGAAAGAATGAGGAAGCGATTCGATGTGCATTAGCGTATGTATCTGGTTCTGCTCGGTATGTCGTCAGCGATTTGGCTCCGGCGATGAAAAAAGCCATTCAAGGAGCGTGTCCAGAAGCGAAGCATGTGGTCGATTATTTTCATGTGATTCAATTGTTTACGGAAGCGTTGGATCGATTCCGCAAATCCTTCGGAAAAGGGAACAAGGAACACGGGCATGTTCGGTATGCTTGCCGCTTATTGACCCAGCGCCCCGAGAAACTCACCGAGGGGGAACGCCAAACGGTGCGGGAGTGGCAGAAAGAGAGCGATTCCTTGCAGGCAGTCTATCAATCCCTTCAACATTTTCGTTATGTATCCAAAAGCCAAAACGAGCGACAAGCGAAACGTCGTTTGAACGCTTGGATTCATCGGTATTTGTTTCCTTCTCAGCCAACGTTTCGAGCGCCGTCGCCCGAAGTTCCCGCCGCGTGATCTCGGCCTCGCGCTTTGCCAGTTCCTCTTCGCGCTTCTTGCGCTCGTACTCGGCCTTTTGCTCAGCGTTCATTTTGGCGAGCTTTTCGGCTTCGGTCTTGGCCTCGGTTAGTTTAGTTTCGAATTCCTTTTCCCACTTGGTACGTTCTTCTGCCAAGCGTTTCTGAATGATACGGTTTACGTCATCCTGGGTGAAGGTTTTAGCACCTTCGCCGCCTTTGTTGTCACCAGAAGCACCGCCAGAATTGTTTCCTCCATCCGGGGTGCCAGCATTACCACCAGCTACGTCGCCACCTGGACTTGCTCCGGTACTGGCAGTTCCACCACCAGCGCCACCGTCAGTTGCAAAGAATTGTAAATCTATTGGAAAGAGAAATCTGTTAATCTTCATGGTCATAACCTCCCGTTTTACGCCCGTCGGCTAAATCTCCATGCAGCTTTTAATGTCATCAGCATGTTTTGGACAAGAAAAAACGGCCCTTATTCGGACCGCTTGTTAATTGAGTTAATCAAGTTAAGAATGATCAACGTCGAGCAGATTATGATAGTGATCAGAACACTATTTGACACGTTATCACTCCTTTTCGGATAAAATAAAAAGCCGCTTAATCAGCG is a window of Geobacillus kaustophilus DNA encoding:
- a CDS encoding IS4-like element IS5377 family transposase → MNKHTTLPNLMQKLVSDEEIQLIAEAVGYRDSSRTFTLRELIHFFLLAAMHQWKSFRHGADVGPLYGLPRFHYSTVSKKAKEVPYDIMKRLLALIISKCNRQTRRSLRFPKPLRVVDSTTVTVGKNRLPWAPYHGERAGVKLHVAYSPESSLPADVVETIGLRHDGPVGEQLTNAQQVLVEDRAYFKIERLDRFVEQHQLFVIRMKDNIELHQKKSLKRLSSTSSSVQADFTCQLGTKQCRSTKRHRVVIFRDANGRDIRVVTNLFHASAETIADMYQQRWTVEVFFRWVKQYLNVPTLFGTTENAVYNQLFAAFIAYVLLRWLYDQTKKQTNVSLSFISFVRRFFSGQLPLDWKSGMAAALFEYAQIYGRRMYNFG